Proteins from one Gorilla gorilla gorilla isolate KB3781 chromosome Y, NHGRI_mGorGor1-v2.1_pri, whole genome shotgun sequence genomic window:
- the LOC129530236 gene encoding heat shock transcription factor, Y-linked-like — protein sequence MAHVSSETQDVSPKDELTASEASTRSPVCEHNFPGDSDLRSMIEEHAFQVLSQGSLLERPPYTVCVSEPDKDDDFLSLNFPRKLWKIVESDQFKSISWDENGTCIVINEELFKKEILETKAPYRIFQTDAIKSFVRQLNLYGFSKIQRNFQRSAFLATFLAEEKESSVLSKLKLYYNPNFKRGYPQLLVRVKRRIGVKNASSISTLFNEDFNKKHFRAGANMENLILP from the exons ATGGCACATGTTTCTTCAGAAACTCAAGATGTTTCTCCCAAAGATGAATTAACTGCTTCAGAAGCCTCCACTAGGTCTCCAGTATGTGAACACAACTTCCCTGGGGACTCAGACTTACGGTCAATGATTGAAGAACATGCTTTTCAGGTTTTGTCACAAGGATCCTTGTTAGAAAGGCCACCTTACACAGTTTGTGTCTCTGAGCCAGATAAAGATgatgattttctttctctgaacttTCCCAggaaactttggaaaatagtgGAAAGTGACCAGTTCAAGTCTATTTCATGGGATGAGAATGGAACTTGCATAGTGATTAATGAAGAACTCTTCAAGaaagaaattttggaaacaaAGGCTCCTTACAGAATATTTCAAACTGATGCTATCAAAAGTTTTGTTCGACAGCTCAACCTTTATGGATTTAGTAAAATTCAACGGAATTTTCAAAGATCTGCCTTTCTAGCCACCTTTCTGGCAGAAGAGAAAGAATCCTCTGTCTTAAGCAAG ttAAAGCTCTATTATAATCCAAATTTCAAGCGTGGCTATCCCCAACTTTTAGTAAGAGTGAAGAGAAGAATCGGTGTTAAAAATGCTTCATCTATATCTACTCTATTCAATGAAGATTTCAACAAGAAGCATTTTAGAGCAGGGGCTAACATGGAGAATCTAATTCTGCCTTAG